From Anopheles arabiensis isolate DONGOLA chromosome 3, AaraD3, whole genome shotgun sequence, a single genomic window includes:
- the LOC120900896 gene encoding general transcription factor IIH subunit 5: protein MVNVMKGVLVECDPAMKQFLLHLDETQSLGKKFIIQDLDEKHLFISVEIVEVLQARVDDLMDRISFPLHEKEA, encoded by the exons ATGGTGAATGTTATGAAAGGCGTGCTCGTTGAATG TGATCCGGCTATGAAACAATTCCTACTCCATCTGGACGAAACGCAATCACTGGGGAAGAAGTTTATCATACAAGATTTGGACGAGAAGCACCTGTTCATTTCGGTCGAAATCGTCGAAGTACTGCAAGCCCGCGTGGACGATTTGATGGATCGCATCAGCTTCCCGCTACACGAGAAAGAAGCTTAA
- the LOC120900895 gene encoding zinc finger HIT domain-containing protein 1 has translation MAGRESGRIREADKKRTLDDAARQRRARKALEALEQDNFHEDPHADLVMSKKVPKFSDNLDGSGPSKKKHRRTKGAEYYRAKYRKTFPQLLDEERQQRPDPPNYFSAAAPASRLPERHFCAVCGFPSSYTCTACGTRYCCVRCLGTHQDTRCLKWTA, from the coding sequence ATGGCCGGTCGCGAATCGGGACGTATCCGGGAGGCGGACAAAAAGCGAACCCTGGACGATGCCGCACGCCAACGACGCGCGCGCAAAGCGCTGGAAGCACTCGAGCAGGACAACTTCCACGAAGACCCGCACGCAGACCTGGTCATGTCGAAGAAGGTGCCCAAATTCAGCGACAATCTCGATGGCAGCGGACCGAGCAAGAAGAAACACCGCCGCACGAAAGGGGCCGAATACTATCGCGCAAAGTATCGTAAAACGTTTCCGCAGCTGCTGGATGAGGAACGGCAGCAGCGACCGGATCCGCCAAACTATTTCAGTGCCGCTGCACCCGCTTCCCGGCTGCCCGAGCGACACTTTTGTGCGGTGTGTGGATTTCCCTCCAGCTACACGTGCACGGCTTGCGGGACGCGGTACTGCTGCGTACGGTGCTTGGGTACGCATCAGGACACGCGGTGCTTGAAATGGACCGCTTAG
- the LOC120900894 gene encoding aurora kinase B — MDDDVFATDGDVNAHSEVVLQTIKMMQHPAYENPYEWSTDDFEVGRALGRGKFGRVYLARERETGFMVAMKVMFKSQLTKWHVEKQLLREIEIQSRLKHPHILRLYTWFHDDRRIYLALELAAQGELYKHLKAAPKGRFDERRSARYISQVADALNYCHANNVIHRDLKPENILLTDEDNIKLADFGWSAHTNSNKRKTMCGTLDYLPPEMVDGKMYDDSVDQWCLGILCYEFLVGNPPFESQTTQTTYDKIRRLDIVYPRHMTAGAINLISKLLRIPSSSRITLRDVMNHPWVVQMKK; from the exons ATGGATGATGATGTGTTCGCCACGGACGGTGATGTAAATGCCCATTCGGAGGTAGTGCTGCAAACGATCAAAATGATGCAGCATCCGGCTTACGAGAATCCGTACGAGTGGTCCACGGACGATTTCGAGGTGGGGCGTGCGCTGGGTCGAGGCAAGTTCGGGCGCGTCTATCTCGCCCGCGAACGGGAAACCGGCTTCATGGTCGCGATGAAGGTGATGTTCAAATCGCAGCTGACCAAATGGCACGTCGAGAAGCAGCTGCTGCGCGAGATCGAAATCCAGTCGCGCCTCAAACATCCGCACATTCTGCGGCTGTACACCTGGTTCCACGACGATCGACGCATCTATCTGGCCCTCGAGCTGGCTGCACAGGGTGAGCTGTACAAGCATCTGAAGGCGGCACCGAAGGGCCGGTTCGATGAGCGGCGGTCCGCCCGGTACATATCGCAGGTGGCCGATGCGCTCAACTACTGCCACGCGAACAACGTGATTCACCGTGACCTCAAGCCGGAAAACATTCTGCTCACGGACGAGGACAACATCAAGCTGGCCGATTTCGGCTGGTCCGCTCACACCAACTCGAACAAGCGCAAAACGATGTGCGGCACGCTGGATTATCTGCCACCGGAGATGGTGGACGGGAAGATGTACGACGATTCGGTCGACCAGTGGTGCTTGGGCATCCTGTGCTACGAGTTTCTGGTCGGCAATCCGCCGTTCGAGTCACAGACGACCCAAACCACGTACGACAAGATCCGGCGGCTGGACATCGTATATCCGCGGCACATGACCGCGGGTGCGATTAATCTCATCTCAAAG CTGCTGCGCATTCCGAGCAGCTCCCGGATCACGCTGCGAGACGTCATGAACCATCCGTGGGTGGTGCAGATGAAGAAGTAA